The window TGGAGAGGAGTTGAAATTGAAGAGCATCTTTTAACAATGCTGACAGACCACAAGCAGTCCCCATGAGTTTTATCGCAACAGCACACTTCCAACTATAGCAAAAAGATTAGATGCAATATACTTCATTCTACTCTCTAACAAAATCAAggacctttttttcctttctgctgAATCAAGAACAAGAGCACGATAACATGCATCAATTGTCTTTTCAAGGTTCTCCTTGAGAACTTGACGCTGTAGCGGAAACCGTCATCAATTGTCTTTTCCCGCTTGTTATCAGAACCTTTCTCAAGTGCACCTTCAACTTTCTGCAGTAACAGAGAGATGAGGGAAAGAACATAGGAGAAGAGGGAGCTTCTTACCTTCGCTGCTCAGGTGGCCGGTAGGAGGAGAATGTTggtgttgcaggtcttcaactGTAAGTAGATGGGGTTTCAAACATATGTATGGGATGGTCTGCTCAGGTTGCCGGTAGGGGGAGAACGATggtgttgcaggtcttcaacgATGGAAGGATATAACAAGgttaaaatagttttttttatttttttttttctttctttttttcgaAGTTTTAAGTATTtaacactttttctttttggatagaaaaattttaagtttaacaCAATTACTCAAACTGAGtgtatttgtaattttttcaaaacatGGGGATTACGTGAGACACTGTAATGAGCATGTGTCATATAGTCTTTAGCTTCTAATATTAGAAAGGCAaacccctccccctcttcttcttcttcttcttcttcttcgtgcaACCCCACCACCATCTTTGACCTCAATAGGATCGGTGGTATCATTTTGGTCCTCTTCACTATCCAGCTAACCCATAAATCTGCAGAAATTGCTTGTCCCCAAAATTTAACGCTCGATTCATGTGCTTCAAACACCCACAAAGTGAGTAACCAGGGGCCATCAACGGAGGCCCAGGCCCTGGGTGGTACTTCTCCATCATCATCTCATATTTATCGACCAGGATTCCCCAGTACCCATGCAAGTAATAAGCACTTTCGAGATAGACCTTGTTGCCCCACTTCTCACACTGCGTGATGAGGAGGTAAACCATGGCGGACTGATTGTCGGCCTCAAAAAAGGCCGGCCCTAGAGCTCCCTCGTGAGGATCTTTCCAGCCTCGTCTCTAATCTTTCCCTTTCAACCCCATGGGACCCTACGCGTCAAGCATTGTCCGGGCGACCACTGATAATTCCTCTAAAGCAAACTTCCGGTGTTTAGCCCAATCCAATTCTTTTGATCGCACGACATCTCATTCCAGCCGTGCATCACAAAGTCAGATCTTTGTATCGTTCCCACAGAAATTTAAAAGCCACCATATCAATGAACATGGCATCACAATCCATCCACCACAGGAATTCTATCTCTAGATGAGACAGTGAGACAAGAAGAGCTTATGAACCAAGGGATTCTTCACCTAGAAACTCACCATCTCAGCATCAAGAAGTGACATACTATAAAAGATCTCGATTCCGTGGAGACGGCAGTCAGCAATCTTTCTAGCTGCAATTACAGACTTACAGCCAGCCCACAAAGCTGGCGCTCTTACCAAGTTGTGGGTCATTCTGACCTGCATCTCgctaactaaaaaaaaacaaaagcagaaAGACAACTGAAATAGGTACTGTTTTACGGTTTTGCAAAGGAATTGGGATGGAAGAAGAGTGAAGGGGGGATCCCCTCACCTACTGCTCAAACTATATATGGGTTCTGGCCCAATGTTTTCATAAAAGTTTTACTATAAAGTTAATTACCCATAATTTGGACCCATTCTTCAAAATTGTTACCAAAAACAATATACACCTAAGTTACCAAACGGTTTCTCATGCCATACTCTGATATGTCTTTCTTAATGATTACCAAACGGCTTTCATTTTCTGATCAAATATagttttcattaatgattttttttttttaaatagaccaaaaagcaaaaataaaaatgataccaagAACCCTAGTGTTCCTCACCTTCACTAACATACAACACCCTAGACAAAGCATAAAGCTATAATTCTTGAGTCAAAACCAAAGGTCACAGATCTAAGGATTCCAGAAAACTAAGctttacaaataaacccctccTACCAATATTTAGACCATTAAAACAAACCCATTTAGAACTACAGACCTACAGTAGGTCAAAAACTGCAGGTGTTTGAACCAAGCTgcttgaaaaaccaaaaaaaaataaaattataagacTTAACTGAAGGCTTTAAATCAACAACGAGTTATGATCAAAACCAAAGGAAGGTAAAACACACACAAATATTACGCCTATAATCTAACCATAAAGAATTAACCATAGCCCTATCTAACACCTCTCAAACTAAATAAGGATGTTTTTTCTTATTAGACCAAGTAACATAGTACCCACCGAAGGCAAATCAACACCACCCATATGGTTAATAAGAGAAACAACTTCATTAGTAGTACACCAAGGGGATTGAGGACCTACACCTCACTACTTCTCACTTATATTCCAGACTGGTTGAAATCCACaatcagaaaaaaaagggaTGAATAAAGATTCCATGAAAGAAAACAACTCAGACCAAAACCCAACACGATTAGACATAGCACAAGGACCATATAACCCTATAAGGCCCCATGGACTATCAGAGTTTGGATCGATAAGAAATAGAGCAATAAACCTAGATCCAATGGAAACTGAATCCACATTAACATATCCCAAAAGACACCAAACACCACCTCCAAAACCCTTGGAGCCAAAGCCAGAGCCAGCGACAAAGCCAACAGATTTACAGGTCTAAAATGATAACAAAGGGCTTCCCTAGAAATAGGGCTATGCTCTTACGAGAGCATGGATTGGTAAGAAACAGAGCAATAAACCTAGGTCCAATAGAAATTGAATCTATATTAACAGCAAATCCCAAAAGACACCAAACACCACCTCCAAAACCCTTGGAACCAGAGCCAGGTAAAGCCAACAGATTTACAGGCCTTCATAGACTTAGGTAGAGAGATCCGGGAAGTACACTTGGTTTCAAATAAGAATATAATATCCGGATTAAGGCGCTTTTAAAATGCAGATGAAGAGCTTTCCTAGAGACGGGGCTATGAACTTATCGGATATTCCAACTAAAATTTTCATAGTAACAATaagataagggaaaaagaacaccaaCCGGTTGCGTGGTTCCCGTACCCAGACACAAGAGCACGCTAAAGACCGTTCAACCTCCAGTGACATCGAAAATTCAACCCAAACTAATGCCTCTGTGCGCACTTTCATTGACCCCCCACACTGctgcaggggctacacgaccggttagcattctcttacccataaaataaatagataGTAGACAAACATAGAGTAAAAAGTAAGCAAAACAGGAACACATAAAAACAGCTAAACAGATGCACAAAAGGACTGAACACAAATCCCACTCTACACTCACAAGACAACACCTTCAGATTCAGAGAAAATAACTGGAACGAGAGAGCTAacaaaatagtcaaaaaaaaaTAGCGTAGAAGTATGAACAGTGAAATGATCAAAAACAGATGTTACCCGATTGGGAGGACAAGAGGTCCCTTTACCCTTTGCATGGAGCGGGCaggaaatggaacagataatTTTCCCATCATCTTCCGCGGTCCcgctcttccttttcttcaagTTTGAAGCTTCATCACCATTGCCATGGTTAAAATATTCTCaatgaaggaagaaaaatgatCTTGAGATGCCAAAAAAGTGAATTATAAAACTCTTTAAGATCCCATTGCCATAGTTAATATACTCTTAACCATAACTGTTCTAtgtttctaattctaaatccaGAAACAGGGTAGACCACCCAGTTCAAGACATTAGAAAACTCTTTAAGATCCCTTTACAACATTAACTTTGATAAAGTATCACGAAGGATAAATTGGTAAATTAATACATTCAGCACATAATTAAACATTAAAATGGAGATAGAAGCTAACACTCTTTGTATCTGAATAGACATGTATTTTGGTTGAATCCAGATTTTTCGACTAATGGACtctttttaagtttaaaaattcCTTCTGCACATTCTTAGCTGTTATTGATTTACATCTCCAGTAGTGGTTGTCCCAGAACTCGTCAGATTGGAATCCATCAAGCTGGCAGCAATCGCAGCCTTCAAATCTTCATCTTCCATGTCAGAGAGTGCTTCCTCTTCCTTAAATGGCAGATCAGGATCCAAGGTTTGCTCTGACAAGTTGGTTCCATGGGGAGCAGCTTGTGTCACATTAGAAGATTTAGTGATCCTCTGGGCATCTTCAGGAGAAAGCCACTGCCCAAAACCATTAGAAGCTTCAGATGATGAGATGGGACACTCCTTTGGGAAGTTCCCCCTCACCAGGAAAATGTTCCATCCAAAGCCTTTAAGAGAATCAAGATAGGCTGAAAGATAGAACTTTGAGAGGTGTTCAGGAGCTGCATAGAGACTGTCAAAGTTATACCACTCTCCATTTACTTTCCTGATGCAAAACCAATGATCCTGCAAGTGACAGATAAATGCATTTTCCAGTTCTGGATCAATTTGGGCAGGCTCAGCTACAGGGCAGTCAAGAGGGATGACTTGCAGGTCCCACACTTCCAGAGCCTTCTGGAGAACCTGGAAGCAAAAGACACCCTTATCAAGTTCAGGGGAGTGAGCTAAAAACGAGAGACAAGAAAggattgggggagggggggtgatAGAATACTGATCAGCATGGAGAAGACAGACAAGTAAGCCAAAATATAGATAGAAGGCCTACCATCTATTGTATTCATCTGAATAATAGCCTGCCACTACTCTAACAATGTCAACTGCTCACATGCAATAGCAACAAAACATGGACACTATCACACTACCCCTAAAAGAGGAGAGGGAAAAATGGACAATTTTCTGGCTACACTCAGATACAAAATTAGACAGCAAAGAGTTTGTAAATGTCAACAGCCCAAAGGCATTCCAAACTAGTTTTTTCTTAGCCTTGGTCCTTCTGTATGGTTATTTTCtttagaattaaaataagaataaaCTGTTTGTCTTTATAATCTTAAAATAAATCATTTCAGGGTCTGCCAGTCGACCTGAATGTACAGTTGTGCAACCGGCACTCACAGTAGCCTCCAAACAACCGGCACCTGGGTTTCAGCCAGGTCTGAACCTGGTTCTGCTCCCCTGTTTCAGCAGGGTTTCACCTAGGATTTTTATCCCTACTACATTACTAAAAACTTCTCAATTAGGGTTCTTAAACCCATCTACCCATCTAATGACCATAACTAATTGCAAACCATATTACCATATAATCCAATCTTCaatttaaagtaaaaaaaagaacataactCACCTTGAAATCTGAATACAGTACTCTCCTTTTTCAAACTTCAATCTCTTCTTAATTCTTCAATATAACAGCAACTCAATCCCAACTTCCAATTTCAAATGACTTCTCTCTTCAATCAAGTGGTATAAGTACTTCAATTAGATCATCCACAGAAATctaatacaaaataaaatctaCCATACAATCACCTTAGCAATCCAGTTCCAGGTTCATAAAACTCCAATTTCCATCTCTTCAATTTCTCAAGTAGCCCAATAATCTCTCAAATTCATCTCTCAATAGGTAATCAAACATCAATTCCCTGTTATTTTCTCTATGATTCCAGCCACCAATTTGCACACAGCCACTCAATTCCTCACAAGCCCAGcagaatttcttcttcttcttcttcgtcctaAGGCTGGAACTAGATGTTGATCTATCTCTTAATCTCAACTTAATATATACACAACTTAGTAATCCTTAATTAACACTAACTATATCTAAATCAACACATTCATAAAACTCAAATAACCCATGTCTACCTATCACTAATTATACCCTTAACCCCATTAATATGGTCAAACCATAATTAGTCCCTTTAATAATCCTCCATATGACACCTCACAACAAAAGCTAGGTGGCTGATTCTTAATTTGTCACCACTACTAATGCTCCATGCAAATGGTGGCATTCCTAGGACTAAGCATGTGGCCCCATAATATTCAGCCACCTCAAATTCCACTGACTTCCCTTAATCATAATTAACACTATATAACCATATCTCTAACTCTAATCATTTCGATATTGAAATGAGTTTTAAGTATGCTGCAACTAAAATTTCTAAATTtctgactcaaaacaggactctaactaaactaatgaagtaaatctcgttttcctactttctacccatattttaagcccattaaagtggtcattacaaagaaaagccatgggatcaaagtcccaacacatacataacccaaccaacaataaaataagccctttaggtgacttaacTGCATCAGGGTATCTTGCCTCTGTCTATGGACCATAAATTTCTAATAAGGGACTGGCTAATTTGGCCATTCTGACCGTTGAATGGATAAGCTTTGTGATCAATTTTTGTGGTCCATCTCACTGACTCAATCTTATGCCCCTCAATGTATTGAAACTACAATGGAATGACGGTtttcaaaattggtgcttctctcccGCTTTACTAAAAGCTTTATTTCTTTcggctgaaacttgacacatCAACAGAGGCAGATGCGGGACATAAGTGTACAAAGTTTTGGTGCAAGCTGAGCTGCCGTGTCAAGATGAACGGGAGAGATATCTCACCTATATGATGCGAACATGGGTCGGAAAAACCCTTATTGGGTCGCTTGAGGGCCCACCCAAACAAGGGAACACTCGAGTCCAAAGTTAAGAGGAAAAACAGTAAATAACTCGATGTTTACAAAGAGGGTGGTATCAATTTGGTAAATTAAATAGAATCTTAAAGGAGAAATCTAGTACACAAAGAAGGAAGGATATGATGGAGAGTAAGAATTAAAGAATAAGGGTAATGctaaccaacaacaacaacaacaaccataaccttatcctaactaaatggggtccgCTACATGGGTCCGAAGAGGTCatgacagtaatagaaataagagcAGTAGGAGgaagtaaaaaggtaaaaaaggagttaaaaaaataataaataaaataaaataaaattactaaaggaAGAAGTTTAAGCAATAGTtcaagcagcatcccaggaacatccccctacgaGGGGTtggctacacgggtccttgtcctccaaacaactctatccgtgGTCATACTAGGATTAAGCCCTCCCATATGCATATCCTCTCTTACCACTTCTtgaatagtcattttaggcctacccctacctcttttaactccttcaaattgaatctggtcactcttccttactggtgcatccatgggtctcctttggacatgaccaaaccacctcaagcggctctcacgaagcttgtcctggattggtgtaattcccaattcggttctaatacaaacattccttactctatctctccggggtttgccgcacatcctcctcaacatcctcatctccgctacactcatcttatctatattattcttcttaactgcccaatatTCCGCTCCATATGTCATCGTTGGTCTTATTACTATCCTATAGAATTTCcctttaagcttaataggcatgcgtttatcacataaaactcctgatgctcctctccacttcatccatcctactttaattctgtggtaaacatcatcctctatatcaccctctttgttaatagTTGACCCTaggtatctaaagcattcaTTTTGTGGTAGTTCTCGCTCCTCGAGTTTgaccacttcatcacctctcctggtttgactgaagttacacatcatatactctgtcaTTGTTCTACTTAATTTAAAACCTCCTAACTCCAAGTTTGTTCTCCATAACTCCCGCTTCGTATTGATCCCTTCCACTATCTCATCtattaaaacaatatcatcagcgaatagcatacaccaagggacttCATCTTGAATAtgcctggttaaatcatccatgatgaatgcaaacaaataggggcttagagttgatccttggtgtaacccaattgtaattgggaattcactactttgtcGCTATGCAGTTTTGACACTTATCACCAcatcctcatacatgtccttaattatatccacatatttGCTTGAGCTACTCTTCTCTAGaacatgccaaatgagctctctaggaattctatcataggccttttctaggtcaataaagaccatatagagattcCTTTTGTAAGCTCTAAAGATTTCCATAAGCATCCTTAGCAGGAAATAGCTTCTATCGTTgatctccctggcataaaaccaaattgattctctgatatatcagtttctcttcttaggtgggcttcaatgattttctcccaaagtttcatggtatgactcattagtttaatGCCTCTATAGTTCTTGCAGTTCTAGATATCACCTTTGTTCTTATAGATCGGAActacagtgcttctcctccaatcatctggcattttctttgtactcagaatcttgttaaacagcttggttaacCAAGATACCCCCCGTCCTCCTAAACTCTTCCatacttcaattgggatctcatctggtCCTGGTGTTTTGCCTACCTTTATCTTTCGTAGGGTCTCTTTAACTTCAGCCTCACCAACTCGTTGTAACTGTCCATGACGTGTGTTGGCTTCAAGACTATTCCTCTCCACTTATGAATCCACCCCATCAGtcaaggtagctccatttagTAGCTTGTAAAAATACTCACCCCATTTCTCCATAATGTTcgcatcccttattagtactctaccatcctcgctcttaatgcatctaacatggtccaaatctctgctcttcctttctcttattttagctaTACGATAGATCgcattttccccttcctttgtattaagtttttcataaagttcatcatatttcttcgTTCTTGCTTTCCCCAAAATCTTTCGAGCTTCATTTCTGGTTGCATAATAGCTCACTTTATCCTCTGTGtcgttagtcctttgccatgtcttaaaatgATCTTttttagtcttaatggctgcttggaccttgtcatcccaccaccaagtctctctagggcCCAGACGCATACCTTTTGAGATCCCAAGGACTTCCTTAGCAACCTTCTTGATACAAGTCGTCATATTAATCCACATTTCGTTGGTATCTCCCTCAAAATCCCACCTTCCTTGTAGGGCCATTTCATCAgtaaatgactctaggagagcTCCTTGTAACCGGCCCCATCTTATTTTAGGACAAACCTGTTTCACCTTCTTACGTTGCCTCGTACCAAGAtacatatccaagaccaccagtctatgttggaTGGTTAAGCTCTCTTCgggtataaccttacaatccttacataaTAGCCTGTCAGACCTTCTGGTTAAGAAGAAATCTATTTAATTTGCATGTTGCCCACTCTTGTAGGTAATTAAATGttcatctctctttttaaaaaaggtaTTTGCAATACACAGGTCAAACGCTATAGCAAAGTCTAGCACTGATatcccctcttcattcctctcccCCAACTCCATATCCTCCGTGAAcctcttcatagcctctacgataAGAATGAAATTAGTGAAAATAAATTAGTGAAAATAAGGATGAAATAAGAATTAACAATAAGGGAAGGGTTATGTTAGGAAATCAAACAAATAGGAAGAAATAACAACTCACGATTCTTATTCAACCTTGGGTTCACGGTaggcagcagtagcagtaacGAAACTCCTTATGGTCGATCGAGCTACTCAATCACAACTCTAAATCACAAAAAGACTTTGAAGTATGCTTGTATTCCCCAAACCATTGAATCGAATCTTCAAAATCCCCAAACCGGAAGCATCAATTGAATAAAGAAACCCTGAAAGTCCTCCAGGTGGAAAAAAAGGGTCCGCAAAGGTTCTAGAATTGGATCTCTAAGGAGGAAAGCTTGTAGGAGATGAAATAATGGGGGACtagaaaggagaaaggaaaagcTAGAAAGAAATCAGGAATTGAAGGggtgggggaagagaagaaaccgtgagaagaagaagaagaagagggggaggggaagagtgcacacgcacacagccttaggcttcaattcattcttcaataaTCTGTCCAATACGTTGGTTACAaccatataaataaaaaaaacaaaagactttaaaaaatggaaacaacTACTATAGGACTTTTAACAAAAACAGACAATTTAAAACTTACTAAAACTCATCCTATGAATCCTACCCAAATTAAAAGAT is drawn from Telopea speciosissima isolate NSW1024214 ecotype Mountain lineage chromosome 1, Tspe_v1, whole genome shotgun sequence and contains these coding sequences:
- the LOC122666091 gene encoding ataxin-3 homolog — its product is MEGPSNGGLLYHEVQESKLCAVHCVNTVMQGPFFSEFDLAALASDLDRKERQMMLEGGAVSDDFLRFDSEGSHNVSMDGDFSIQVLQKALEVWDLQVIPLDCPVAEPAQIDPELENAFICHLQDHWFCIRKVNGEWYNFDSLYAAPEHLSKFYLSAYLDSLKGFGWNIFLVRGNFPKECPISSSEASNGFGQWLSPEDAQRITKSSNVTQAAPHGTNLSEQTLDPDLPFKEEEALSDMEDEDLKAAIAASLMDSNLTSSGTTTTGDVNQ